The proteins below are encoded in one region of Macrococcus armenti:
- a CDS encoding TatD family hydrolase has translation MLIDTHVHLNADQYDEDLQDVIDRARENGIDRMIVVGFDEKTIKRTMRLIDAYDFVYGVIGWHPVDAIDFTDEHYEWIKDLCKHPKIVAIGEMGLDYHWDKSPKDVQKKVFKRQIQLAKEVNLPIVIHNREATQDVIEILKSENAQEVGGVMHSFSGSPETCDEVLKLNFVISLGGPVTFKNAKQPKEVAKHVPLDKLLVETDAPYLTPHPYRGKRNEPMHVKLVAEEIAALRGVSFETVARQTTENAERLFNL, from the coding sequence CGACGAAGATTTACAGGACGTTATTGATAGAGCGCGTGAGAATGGCATCGATCGTATGATTGTAGTTGGGTTTGATGAGAAAACAATTAAGCGTACGATGCGTCTCATTGATGCATATGATTTCGTTTATGGTGTCATCGGATGGCATCCGGTTGATGCGATTGATTTCACTGATGAACATTATGAATGGATTAAAGATTTATGTAAACATCCTAAAATAGTTGCGATTGGTGAGATGGGCTTAGATTATCATTGGGATAAATCGCCGAAAGACGTACAGAAAAAAGTGTTTAAACGCCAGATTCAACTTGCAAAAGAAGTGAATTTACCGATTGTAATTCATAACCGTGAGGCGACTCAGGATGTTATCGAAATACTGAAGTCGGAAAATGCACAGGAAGTTGGCGGTGTGATGCATAGCTTTAGTGGCAGCCCGGAAACGTGTGATGAAGTACTGAAGCTGAACTTTGTTATTTCATTAGGTGGTCCAGTTACATTTAAGAATGCAAAGCAACCAAAAGAAGTTGCCAAACACGTACCACTTGATAAGCTGCTCGTTGAAACAGATGCACCTTACTTAACACCGCATCCATATCGTGGAAAGCGCAATGAACCGATGCACGTTAAGCTTGTTGCTGAAGAAATAGCAGCGTTACGCGGTGTGTCATTTGAAACGGTTGCACGACAAACGACAGAAAATGCAGAACGACTGTTTAACCTATAA
- the rnmV gene encoding ribonuclease M5 has protein sequence MKINEIIVVEGKDDTTRVKLAVTCDTIETNGSAIDEATLDAIKHAADVRGVIVLTDPDYPGNKIRKTIENYVPNVKHAFIDADVAVNKRGKIGIEHAPIEAIQDALIHVSTPFDHTYETVSKAFLVDNGLIVGPYAKEKRKNVCKYLKIGYCNGKQLFHRLNAFGITEADVYDALHNKGEK, from the coding sequence ATGAAAATCAATGAAATCATTGTAGTTGAAGGTAAAGATGATACGACACGCGTCAAGCTTGCAGTAACATGTGATACGATAGAGACGAACGGATCGGCTATTGATGAGGCGACACTTGACGCGATTAAGCATGCGGCTGATGTCAGAGGGGTCATCGTTTTAACTGATCCAGATTACCCAGGAAATAAAATTAGAAAGACGATTGAAAATTATGTTCCTAATGTAAAGCATGCTTTTATCGATGCAGATGTTGCTGTGAATAAACGTGGTAAAATCGGTATAGAACATGCTCCAATCGAAGCAATTCAGGATGCATTGATACATGTATCAACACCGTTTGATCATACGTATGAGACTGTCAGTAAGGCATTTTTAGTCGATAATGGATTAATTGTCGGACCATATGCAAAGGAAAAACGAAAAAATGTATGCAAGTACTTAAAAATTGGTTACTGCAATGGTAAGCAATTATTTCATAGATTAAATGCTTTTGGTATAACAGAAGCAGATGTATATGATGCATTACACAATAAAGGAGAGAAATAA